A region of Deltaproteobacteria bacterium DNA encodes the following proteins:
- the bamA gene encoding outer membrane protein assembly factor BamA, which yields MNKLVRIFLLFLVLYFALANSPEFSLSQEPDEVSREAGTGDVKETDKAEETDEADTSVVRISKIKIKGAKAVTKQEIEQSIGTEFPSIKFWVKKPEFNEEVLKDDMIRIQRLYASNGYYDAVATYELKYNKDETGVEIKISIDEGKPVKLTELNLDYEGDINDKTKKDIEKAIPLKVGKIFSPEGYQQTKGAISDILSDEGYPKAEIEGEALVNRKEKWARAKFVIKPGLIYRFGKITVEGNEKVESYIIRREATFKEGEVYSLTEINETQANIFQLGLFRSVVIDPVYNEKDQIAAINIIVKERKQGSVKVGFGFGTEDKLRGQVIWTKRNFFGGGRRLEVAGKFSFITQRVETSVIQPFILGPDSELSGTLNFQRDDVPSFEGESFLTTAQIQKDFARYYSAFGSFNIQFSRVQKSASRTPEDESRENFFLTFFNMGLERDTTDSILNPTRGFVVSTGLESSFRPLLSDVNYLKGTLELRGYKKYFRTVFAKKLTLGVIQPFGSTGTFDIPIFKRFFAGGSTSMRGFPFQKLGPLDDNNDPLGGNTLIVGSFEARYPIYGDFGGVVFLDYGNVFPGQWAFMLDDLKYAPGVGLRYDTIIGPVRFDVGYALNPEPGIRRVQFFISIGQAF from the coding sequence GATGAAGTCTCTCGGGAGGCCGGAACCGGAGACGTAAAGGAAACGGATAAAGCTGAAGAAACTGACGAGGCGGATACCTCCGTCGTCCGTATTTCCAAAATTAAAATAAAAGGCGCAAAAGCGGTTACCAAACAGGAAATAGAGCAAAGCATAGGGACAGAGTTCCCATCCATAAAGTTCTGGGTCAAGAAGCCCGAGTTTAACGAGGAAGTATTGAAGGACGATATGATCAGGATTCAGAGGCTCTATGCGAGTAACGGGTACTACGATGCCGTAGCCACCTACGAGCTTAAGTACAACAAGGATGAAACAGGAGTTGAAATTAAAATAAGCATCGATGAGGGGAAACCTGTCAAGCTTACCGAGCTTAATCTGGACTACGAAGGGGACATAAACGATAAGACTAAGAAGGATATAGAGAAGGCCATTCCGCTTAAGGTCGGTAAAATATTCTCTCCCGAAGGCTATCAGCAAACAAAAGGCGCTATTTCCGATATTCTTTCGGACGAGGGATACCCGAAGGCGGAAATAGAAGGCGAGGCTCTGGTAAACAGGAAGGAAAAGTGGGCAAGGGCCAAGTTCGTGATAAAACCGGGACTCATTTACAGATTCGGTAAAATCACCGTGGAGGGAAATGAAAAGGTCGAGAGCTATATAATCAGGAGGGAAGCAACCTTCAAAGAGGGAGAAGTTTATTCACTAACGGAGATAAACGAGACACAGGCCAATATATTTCAGCTGGGTCTTTTCAGGTCCGTAGTAATCGACCCGGTCTATAACGAAAAGGATCAGATCGCCGCTATTAATATAATCGTGAAAGAGAGGAAACAGGGTTCCGTAAAGGTAGGTTTCGGATTCGGGACCGAGGACAAGCTGAGGGGACAGGTGATCTGGACTAAAAGGAACTTTTTCGGCGGCGGGCGAAGGTTGGAAGTAGCGGGTAAATTCTCGTTTATCACCCAGAGGGTGGAGACGAGCGTTATTCAGCCTTTCATATTGGGGCCGGACTCAGAGCTTTCGGGGACGCTGAATTTTCAGAGAGACGACGTGCCGAGCTTCGAGGGAGAAAGTTTTCTGACGACGGCGCAGATTCAAAAGGATTTTGCCAGATATTACTCTGCATTCGGATCGTTCAACATTCAGTTCTCAAGAGTCCAGAAAAGCGCGAGCAGAACGCCTGAGGACGAGAGCAGGGAAAATTTCTTTCTTACATTCTTCAATATGGGGCTCGAGAGGGATACGACCGACAGTATCCTCAATCCAACGCGCGGTTTTGTAGTATCGACTGGTCTCGAATCATCGTTCAGACCCCTTCTCTCCGATGTCAATTATCTGAAGGGGACCCTTGAGTTAAGGGGTTACAAGAAATACTTCAGAACAGTATTCGCCAAAAAGCTGACCCTGGGCGTCATTCAGCCTTTCGGCTCTACGGGGACTTTCGATATTCCGATTTTCAAAAGATTTTTTGCCGGCGGCAGCACGAGCATGAGGGGGTTTCCGTTCCAGAAGCTCGGCCCGCTGGACGATAACAATGATCCGCTCGGCGGTAATACCCTCATAGTGGGTAGTTTCGAGGCGAGGTACCCGATCTACGGTGATTTCGGCGGAGTTGTTTTCCTGGACTACGGAAATGTTTTTCCGGGCCAATGGGCTTTCATGCTGGACGATTTAAAATACGCGCCCGGCGTGGGTCTTAGATATGATACGATTATCGGGCCTGTGAGGTTTGACGTTGGGTATGCGCTTAATCCCGAGCCGGGAATAAGGAGAGTCCAGTTCTTTATCAGTATCGGACAGGCGTTCTGA
- a CDS encoding 50S ribosomal protein L11 methyltransferase — MSKVPVFEYYPDTSEIPLRLPDGGNITIEINPGWAFGKGFHPTTKLCINALEKLFAEHESGSEKIETVLDVGCGTGVLTISAAALGAGKVIGIDIDNTIVLEARSNLEKNGVFGKADVILGSIEDARGLFDLIVANILAGSILAISGQFEEKLKPGGLLLLSGIKDGEKAQVIERFNELGFSRMGESAEKGWVSLIFRL; from the coding sequence ATGAGCAAGGTCCCGGTTTTCGAATACTATCCTGACACTTCAGAAATCCCGCTAAGGCTTCCCGACGGGGGTAATATAACCATAGAGATCAATCCCGGATGGGCGTTCGGAAAGGGTTTTCACCCGACCACAAAGCTTTGCATTAACGCGCTCGAAAAACTGTTCGCCGAACATGAATCAGGTTCTGAAAAAATAGAGACAGTGCTCGACGTCGGGTGCGGCACGGGGGTGCTCACGATCTCTGCGGCCGCTCTCGGAGCCGGGAAAGTAATTGGTATCGACATCGATAACACCATTGTTCTGGAAGCCCGGTCGAATTTGGAGAAAAACGGGGTTTTTGGCAAGGCGGACGTAATTTTAGGCTCGATCGAAGATGCCCGGGGCCTGTTTGATTTGATAGTGGCAAATATACTGGCGGGATCCATACTCGCGATCAGCGGCCAATTTGAAGAAAAGCTGAAGCCGGGCGGACTGCTTCTTCTCTCAGGGATCAAGGACGGGGAAAAAGCACAAGTGATCGAGAGATTCAACGAACTTGGTTTTTCCAGGATGGGGGAATCGGCGGAAAAAGGCTGGGTTTCACTCATTTTCAGGCTTTAA
- a CDS encoding twin-arginine translocase TatA/TatE family subunit: protein MFGIGTSEILIILLIALLVLGPKEIPKIAKTLGRGMRELERAKNELRQSIEFEEEQDETSAKSSPDAEDPNEEKTDSREDDLKDINDLPSKHV from the coding sequence ATGTTCGGAATCGGAACGAGCGAAATTTTAATAATTCTCCTTATAGCCCTGCTTGTACTCGGGCCCAAAGAGATACCAAAGATTGCAAAAACCCTGGGCAGAGGTATGAGGGAGCTCGAGAGGGCGAAAAACGAATTAAGACAGTCCATAGAGTTTGAAGAGGAGCAGGATGAGACGTCCGCCAAATCTTCCCCGGACGCCGAAGATCCCAATGAGGAGAAAACGGATAGCCGGGAGGATGATTTAAAGGATATAAATGATCTGCCCTCGAAACATGTTTGA
- a CDS encoding zinc-binding dehydrogenase: protein MKAIRYHEFGEVDVLKYEDVAEPEIGDDEVLVRVKAASLNHLDLRLRSGKSPRPVDLPHIGGVDAAGDVEKVGKNVKDITPGTRVVIDPTVKTGKGPSVMGVNFYGGFAEFVKVPAANVVPIPDELSYDDASALPICYVTAWYGLFDRGNLQKDETVLVHAAGSGTGSAAVQVAKEGGATVIATAGSDEKLEKVKKLGADATINYNTSDFAEEVKKITDNKGVDLIFDQVGASAWENNLKSLKGNGRILLVGVVGGGQTTFNFGPVIVRDLSILGVTVFNAPRSNLINAINLVSLGRIKPVIDKTFPLSEAAQAQKMLEDRSQFGKVVLNP from the coding sequence ATGAAAGCGATACGTTATCATGAATTCGGTGAAGTGGATGTACTGAAATACGAAGACGTGGCTGAACCCGAGATCGGTGATGATGAGGTGCTGGTCAGGGTAAAAGCCGCATCCCTTAATCACCTGGATTTGAGGCTCAGGTCCGGGAAATCACCCAGGCCGGTTGACCTCCCTCACATCGGCGGCGTGGACGCCGCGGGCGATGTGGAAAAAGTCGGGAAAAATGTCAAGGATATCACCCCCGGAACAAGGGTCGTTATAGATCCTACGGTCAAAACCGGCAAAGGCCCTTCCGTAATGGGGGTTAATTTCTACGGAGGTTTTGCCGAATTCGTTAAAGTGCCCGCGGCTAACGTCGTGCCGATTCCGGATGAACTGTCTTATGACGATGCTTCGGCGCTTCCCATTTGTTATGTTACCGCCTGGTACGGTCTCTTCGACAGGGGCAACCTGCAGAAGGACGAAACTGTCCTTGTTCACGCCGCCGGGAGCGGTACCGGAAGCGCGGCCGTGCAGGTCGCCAAGGAAGGCGGGGCTACGGTGATAGCGACTGCAGGAAGCGATGAGAAGCTTGAGAAAGTTAAAAAGCTCGGAGCGGACGCTACGATAAATTACAATACTTCCGATTTTGCGGAAGAGGTAAAGAAGATTACAGATAATAAGGGTGTTGACCTGATCTTCGATCAGGTAGGCGCTTCCGCATGGGAAAACAATCTGAAGTCTCTCAAGGGCAACGGACGGATTCTCCTTGTAGGCGTCGTGGGCGGAGGACAGACTACTTTTAATTTCGGACCTGTCATTGTGAGAGACCTCTCGATTCTGGGTGTTACGGTATTCAACGCGCCTCGCAGTAATCTCATAAACGCGATCAATCTGGTTTCGCTTGGAAGAATAAAACCTGTGATTGACAAGACGTTTCCACTATCGGAGGCGGCGCAGGCTCAAAAAATGCTCGAGGACAGAAGCCAGTTCGGAAAAGTCGTATTAAATCCGTAG
- a CDS encoding MFS transporter, whose protein sequence is MFGKKIFYGWYIVAASLVIIILDGLLLYSFGVFLPYLNEDFGLSRATGSSLFSFRSLVQAPGFILAGRLIDKFDPRAVIFGGGLIAALGMFFSGVATSSWELYVSYGFFVGLGDAVLYITCVAVVSRWFVRRRALAIGIITTGVPLSGLITNPLTAWLINGFGVRNALFALGGIMIVALLAAFVLRARPEDKNLKPYGEENDGHEDKKNLANEMDERDWTAREALSTPGYWLMYSMYFLGFTTFLIIVTQFYNFEIDLKIPAIAAAGPAAAIGLGSIIGRTILSSILAEVLEYRKVILFCFLAQGSSIILLLIFENIWAFYIFGFLFGFFYSAWVPFFPTLLGKFYGLGALGTIYGIFGTSYSIAAIGGPLIAGYVHDITGSYFYPFLFTVFCCYLAAAGALFIKAPVHKPGKTARA, encoded by the coding sequence ATGTTCGGGAAAAAAATATTTTACGGCTGGTACATAGTTGCAGCCTCTCTCGTAATCATCATCTTGGACGGACTTCTCCTTTATTCCTTCGGTGTTTTTCTGCCTTATTTGAATGAGGACTTCGGGCTAAGCCGGGCAACCGGATCATCCCTGTTTTCCTTCAGATCCCTGGTCCAGGCGCCGGGATTCATCCTGGCCGGAAGGCTTATAGACAAGTTCGATCCGAGAGCGGTCATATTCGGAGGAGGTTTAATCGCGGCGCTCGGAATGTTTTTTTCGGGAGTAGCGACCAGTAGCTGGGAGCTCTACGTATCGTACGGATTTTTTGTGGGACTCGGAGACGCGGTATTGTACATTACCTGCGTCGCCGTCGTCAGCAGGTGGTTCGTCCGCAGAAGGGCACTGGCCATAGGCATTATCACAACAGGGGTTCCCCTGAGCGGTTTGATAACAAACCCACTTACCGCCTGGCTCATAAACGGCTTCGGCGTCAGAAATGCCCTCTTCGCTCTTGGCGGCATTATGATTGTCGCACTTCTCGCCGCGTTCGTGCTAAGGGCACGCCCGGAGGATAAGAACCTCAAGCCCTACGGGGAGGAAAATGACGGGCATGAAGACAAAAAGAACCTTGCCAATGAAATGGACGAAAGGGATTGGACGGCCCGCGAAGCCCTATCGACTCCGGGATACTGGCTCATGTACTCTATGTACTTTCTCGGATTTACAACTTTTCTAATAATAGTGACGCAGTTCTATAATTTCGAGATCGACCTCAAGATCCCCGCAATCGCGGCAGCCGGCCCCGCAGCCGCGATTGGCCTCGGCAGTATAATCGGGAGGACTATTCTGTCATCGATACTCGCAGAAGTGCTGGAATACAGAAAAGTGATATTATTCTGCTTCCTGGCGCAGGGAAGCTCAATAATACTGCTTCTGATATTCGAGAACATCTGGGCGTTTTATATTTTCGGATTTCTATTCGGGTTCTTCTACAGCGCGTGGGTGCCGTTCTTCCCCACGCTTCTGGGTAAATTTTACGGCCTCGGCGCGTTGGGAACAATATACGGAATATTCGGCACCTCCTACTCGATTGCGGCAATCGGCGGACCCCTGATCGCGGGGTACGTTCACGACATTACAGGAAGTTATTTCTATCCTTTCCTCTTTACGGTATTCTGCTGTTACCTGGCGGCGGCAGGCGCCCTTTTTATTAAGGCCCCGGTTCATAAACCCGGCAAAACCGCAAGAGCCTGA
- a CDS encoding HEAT repeat domain-containing protein, with translation MNLIKRKTHRSQTAKPGFKEILLCFSLLLIIAVGSATDSATAEPAARENPFTANESAVVYEEWEIESLKGALDDPDPRVRAEAIRSLAKSGDADNIPQLEKLIKDKNLGVRKAALYAVGSMDNIPDNLTPLLIENLGNEDSNVRFSAVSALMKTGNPDSRQMDSIILLLRDDSNRVRMGATTLIAENAGIFKEKTPAILEMLEDENPNVRSAAVRTLGRMGQPAEKHITQISKLLNDEDSRVKASAAFALGDFGKPAAKQSKEIAKLLEDENANNNVKAAALKSLGGIGDIPKEERELVVQYINSNNQKLARAALNATGSIGKQNSAIIESVSLLLGDPDPGTRKNALRALGEIGEAAGNKAPEVAGLLSDSEPSVRITAAYTLAKLGDAGKKQAPKVEELINDKNKQVVRSAIKTMNEMGYVPKESLDTITKLLVGGDRFTRIDVVYAVKNAGDEAIPHMPYVVDLLKNKNIKYRNTAIFLLGEMGENAREIAPAVAELLNDPNPVIRSSALRALGNMGATADEQAQKISERLKDSDPDVRADAVDALGKTGVSAEAYVPEISKLLKDSSKKVRIKALRTLGSIGDEAGNQAPEIASLLKDEDKIVRSSAALALGNMGENSKAQIPQLAAYIKELNKDQSGNQKNLLAALDAMGKIGNGSSEGAEAVVEILYGEDPMLRTAARQTLRDMSPLGKEAVVRILGSTYYYPSSTADLRLLAYYAAGGDEELETIIKWAGKDAGEAPSEMDRANSIETLEIYLDNWRLANGNEKMQEDFADRITGVVQAGNWTGDDLPLLQKAHDTLLVGEYTDRADLIIEEIVQIKR, from the coding sequence ATGAATTTAATAAAGAGGAAGACTCACAGGTCTCAGACGGCGAAGCCCGGTTTTAAAGAGATATTGTTATGCTTTTCATTACTATTAATAATCGCAGTCGGTTCAGCAACAGATTCGGCAACCGCTGAACCCGCCGCGCGGGAAAATCCCTTTACGGCGAATGAAAGCGCCGTGGTTTATGAAGAATGGGAGATTGAATCACTAAAGGGAGCGCTCGATGATCCCGATCCCCGCGTCAGGGCGGAAGCAATCCGGAGTCTGGCCAAGTCCGGAGACGCCGACAATATCCCACAGCTTGAGAAACTAATTAAGGATAAAAATCTCGGGGTCAGAAAAGCTGCCCTTTATGCAGTCGGCAGCATGGACAATATACCGGACAATCTGACTCCGCTCTTGATTGAAAATCTCGGGAACGAAGATTCCAATGTCAGGTTCAGTGCAGTTTCAGCACTGATGAAAACGGGAAATCCGGATAGCCGGCAGATGGATTCCATTATTCTGCTTTTAAGGGACGATTCAAACAGAGTCAGGATGGGGGCGACGACCCTGATAGCGGAAAACGCCGGAATTTTCAAGGAGAAAACCCCCGCAATACTTGAAATGCTCGAAGATGAAAACCCGAATGTTCGCTCCGCCGCCGTTCGCACGCTCGGCAGGATGGGGCAGCCCGCGGAAAAGCACATAACACAAATTTCCAAACTGTTAAACGATGAGGACAGCCGGGTAAAGGCAAGCGCTGCTTTTGCGCTCGGCGATTTTGGAAAACCCGCGGCGAAACAGTCAAAAGAAATAGCGAAATTATTAGAGGATGAGAATGCTAACAATAATGTAAAAGCCGCGGCGTTAAAATCATTGGGGGGGATCGGGGATATCCCAAAAGAGGAACGAGAGCTGGTGGTACAGTATATAAATAGCAATAACCAAAAGCTCGCCCGCGCGGCCCTTAATGCGACCGGAAGTATTGGCAAACAAAACAGTGCAATTATCGAGTCGGTTAGTCTTCTTTTGGGCGATCCTGATCCGGGTACAAGAAAAAACGCTCTCAGAGCTCTCGGAGAGATTGGGGAGGCGGCCGGGAACAAGGCTCCTGAAGTCGCCGGGCTGCTGAGTGATTCAGAACCCTCCGTGCGGATTACCGCAGCCTACACACTCGCCAAACTGGGCGATGCGGGGAAGAAACAAGCTCCCAAGGTAGAAGAGCTCATAAATGACAAAAACAAGCAGGTTGTAAGAAGCGCTATTAAAACAATGAACGAAATGGGTTATGTCCCGAAAGAATCGCTTGACACTATAACCAAGCTCCTTGTAGGCGGTGACAGGTTTACACGGATAGACGTCGTTTATGCCGTGAAAAACGCCGGGGACGAGGCGATACCCCATATGCCTTATGTAGTCGATTTATTGAAAAACAAAAATATTAAATACCGCAATACGGCAATTTTCTTACTTGGAGAGATGGGAGAAAATGCGCGTGAAATTGCCCCTGCAGTGGCCGAGCTTCTAAACGACCCCAACCCCGTCATACGCTCCTCCGCTCTCCGCGCCCTGGGGAACATGGGAGCCACCGCCGATGAGCAGGCGCAAAAAATATCGGAGAGATTAAAAGATTCCGATCCGGACGTACGCGCGGACGCCGTGGATGCCCTGGGGAAAACCGGAGTGTCCGCCGAAGCCTATGTTCCGGAAATATCAAAACTTTTGAAGGATAGCTCCAAAAAAGTACGCATCAAAGCTCTCCGTACCCTCGGCAGCATCGGAGACGAGGCGGGTAATCAGGCCCCCGAGATTGCATCACTTCTCAAGGATGAGGACAAAATCGTCAGGTCAAGCGCCGCGCTTGCTCTCGGCAACATGGGTGAAAACTCCAAAGCACAAATACCGCAGCTGGCCGCCTATATCAAAGAACTAAACAAAGATCAGTCCGGAAACCAGAAGAACTTGCTTGCGGCCCTCGACGCAATGGGGAAAATCGGAAACGGATCAAGCGAGGGAGCCGAAGCCGTGGTCGAGATTCTATACGGAGAAGACCCGATGCTTCGAACTGCGGCCAGACAAACCCTGCGCGATATGAGCCCCCTCGGTAAAGAGGCGGTAGTAAGGATTCTGGGATCTACATATTATTATCCTTCCAGCACCGCTGACCTCAGATTACTCGCATATTACGCGGCGGGAGGGGATGAGGAACTGGAAACTATTATCAAATGGGCCGGCAAGGATGCGGGGGAAGCGCCATCCGAAATGGACAGGGCAAATAGTATCGAGACGCTTGAGATTTATCTCGACAACTGGAGGCTTGCGAATGGAAACGAGAAAATGCAAGAGGATTTCGCGGACAGAATAACCGGGGTAGTTCAGGCGGGAAATTGGACAGGCGACGACCTGCCGCTTCTCCAGAAAGCCCATGATACCCTTCTGGTCGGAGAATATACCGACCGGGCAGACTTGATAATTGAAGAAATCGTTCAAATCAAGCGTTGA
- the hisS gene encoding histidine--tRNA ligase translates to MKVRSIRGFHDILPDDIKRWQHVEEKAKTVFELYGFSEIRIPAIEFTEVFARSLGTTTDIVEKEMYTFTDRDGSSLTLRPEGTAGVVRAYIENSMYAKSPVTKLYYGGMMFRHERPQKGRYRGFYQIGAEVFGAEEPYSDAEIIAMLWRFFDEIGLASRLKLELSSLGDGNCRPQYKEKLIEFFAPKKDELCEDCKRRLESNPLRILDCKQKGCRQIAEKAPVMLENLCAECNEHFESVKENLESVGVPYTINPKIVRGLDYYTRTVFEITTEELGAQNAVAAGGRYDGLVEELGGPSTPAAGFALGMERLVLLHQKAVPGGFEKEVRVFIAHLGDEARAKAFSLAFELRQSGVPTEIDYGSKSLKSQLKRADKSGTEYTYIIGEDELARGKVKVRDMLESSEEEIDFDGAVKLPLKRS, encoded by the coding sequence ATGAAAGTAAGATCGATCAGGGGATTCCACGACATTCTGCCCGATGATATCAAAAGATGGCAGCACGTCGAGGAAAAGGCCAAAACCGTATTCGAGCTGTACGGGTTTTCCGAGATAAGAATACCGGCGATCGAATTCACCGAGGTATTCGCGAGAAGCCTGGGTACTACAACCGACATAGTAGAGAAAGAAATGTACACATTTACCGACAGGGACGGCTCCTCCCTCACGCTCAGGCCTGAAGGGACGGCCGGGGTCGTAAGGGCGTACATCGAGAACTCCATGTATGCGAAGTCACCCGTCACCAAGCTCTACTACGGGGGAATGATGTTCAGACACGAACGCCCCCAGAAAGGCCGCTACAGGGGATTTTACCAGATCGGGGCCGAGGTCTTCGGAGCTGAAGAGCCGTATTCGGACGCGGAAATTATAGCGATGCTGTGGAGGTTCTTTGATGAGATCGGACTCGCCTCCCGCCTGAAGCTCGAATTGAGCTCGCTAGGGGACGGAAACTGCAGGCCGCAGTACAAAGAAAAGTTAATCGAATTCTTCGCGCCGAAGAAAGACGAGCTCTGTGAAGACTGCAAGAGAAGGCTCGAATCGAACCCGCTCAGGATTCTCGACTGCAAGCAAAAGGGCTGCCGTCAGATAGCGGAGAAAGCGCCCGTCATGCTGGAGAACCTGTGCGCTGAGTGCAACGAGCATTTCGAAAGCGTAAAGGAGAACCTGGAATCCGTAGGCGTTCCCTACACCATAAACCCGAAGATCGTAAGGGGTCTCGATTACTACACGAGGACGGTTTTTGAAATTACCACTGAGGAGCTCGGAGCACAGAACGCGGTGGCGGCCGGGGGAAGGTATGACGGACTCGTTGAAGAGCTCGGCGGGCCCTCAACGCCGGCGGCAGGTTTCGCGCTGGGCATGGAAAGACTCGTACTCCTTCACCAAAAAGCGGTACCTGGAGGGTTTGAAAAAGAGGTACGGGTCTTTATAGCTCACCTGGGAGACGAAGCCAGGGCAAAAGCATTCTCACTCGCTTTTGAGCTCAGGCAGAGCGGCGTCCCTACCGAGATTGACTACGGGAGCAAGAGCCTCAAGAGCCAGCTCAAGCGCGCCGACAAATCGGGGACAGAGTACACATACATAATCGGCGAAGACGAGCTTGCGAGGGGAAAGGTGAAAGTAAGGGATATGCTCGAAAGCTCTGAAGAAGAGATTGATTTTGACGGCGCCGTAAAACTGCCCCTAAAAAGATCGTGA
- a CDS encoding glycosyltransferase has product MTNEKPLRVLYVGSPELFSKGASAIHIMKMCQAMGRLGVSTELAIASNKKHGEILEYYGVESNFRITSFPYFRNSSARNIVHGLLGSLYAGFKRGGFDIAVTRNIVFTYFATSLFGIPTVYDAHHPLVKGARFLFNSFKDSKSLIRFTANSRGLGEIYLEEGLPPEKLVIAHNGVDPAPFNRLPSKEEARAELGLPSDKNIVCYAGNIYEGRGIEYLIDVSLTMKDVLFLIVGGRERDVARYGEIARRKQAGNFILKGFVHHRIVPLYLSASDLLVMPYTSGMTIRGGTVARDFTSPIKLFEYMASRRPIVATAIPSVCEILEDGVNAVLVRPDSSDKLHGGIKKILENPALADRLAVRALEDVRGYTWEERAKKLLNLP; this is encoded by the coding sequence ATGACGAATGAAAAGCCATTAAGGGTGTTGTATGTAGGGAGCCCGGAACTCTTTTCCAAAGGGGCGAGCGCCATACACATAATGAAAATGTGTCAGGCCATGGGGCGGCTGGGGGTTTCGACCGAGCTTGCCATTGCCTCGAACAAAAAGCACGGAGAAATTCTGGAATATTACGGAGTGGAGTCCAACTTCAGGATTACCTCTTTCCCCTACTTCAGGAATTCGAGCGCGAGAAATATCGTCCACGGCCTGCTTGGCTCTCTTTACGCGGGATTTAAGAGGGGCGGATTTGATATTGCGGTGACCAGGAATATCGTATTTACGTATTTTGCGACCTCGTTATTCGGGATTCCAACCGTTTATGACGCCCATCATCCTCTCGTCAAGGGAGCGCGTTTTCTGTTCAATTCTTTTAAGGACTCGAAGAGCCTGATCAGATTTACGGCTAACTCGCGAGGTCTCGGCGAAATATATCTGGAGGAGGGACTGCCGCCTGAAAAACTCGTAATTGCCCACAACGGCGTAGATCCGGCCCCTTTTAATAGGCTCCCTTCAAAAGAAGAAGCCAGAGCGGAGCTCGGCCTTCCCTCGGATAAAAACATAGTCTGCTACGCGGGGAATATATATGAAGGCAGGGGCATCGAGTATTTAATCGACGTTTCGCTCACGATGAAAGATGTACTTTTTCTTATTGTGGGGGGTCGTGAACGGGATGTCGCGCGCTACGGGGAAATAGCTCGTCGAAAGCAGGCCGGAAATTTCATTTTAAAGGGTTTTGTTCATCACCGAATTGTACCTCTTTATCTCTCCGCCTCTGACCTTCTCGTTATGCCTTACACATCCGGAATGACGATCAGGGGGGGGACGGTAGCGAGGGATTTTACTTCTCCAATAAAATTATTCGAGTATATGGCATCCCGCCGCCCCATTGTAGCTACGGCGATTCCCTCCGTTTGTGAAATTCTCGAGGACGGCGTGAATGCAGTGCTTGTGAGGCCGGACAGCTCCGATAAATTGCATGGGGGGATCAAAAAGATTCTTGAGAACCCGGCTCTGGCCGACAGATTGGCAGTCAGGGCTTTAGAGGACGTTCGAGGATACACATGGGAGGAGAGAGCCAAAAAATTACTTAACCTCCCATAA